TTAATGACTCTCAGAGAACTGCTACAAAAGATGCAGGTCGCATTGCCGGATTAGATGTTCTCCGAATAATCAATGAGCCCACTGCTGCTTCTTTGGCTTATGGATTTGAGAAGAAGAGTAATGAAACCATTCTAGTCTTTGACCTAGGAGGTGGTACTTTTGATGTATCAGGTATGAGAAGACTATTCGAGGCAAGATCCGGCTTCAGTCTCAATGCTGCCTCTGTGCTTCTTACTTATAGTTTAGTTGATTATTGTTattaacataaacataataataaaaaggatTACTGCTGCATCCTGATCATATGAATCTTGTTTTTCCAGAGTTCTCTTCCTTGGTACTGGGTTTTGGGTTGTATTATAAACTTGAGCATAATTCTATTACCTCTGTCGTCTATGCTGTGACAGCTGATACATTAATGTTTTTACTTGTGTATTTCAACATAGAACATCAACAATATGGATGGAAGAAAAAGCAGTGATATGAAGTCTCGTGGGTAGAATTCTAGCTTTAAATGTGCCTTTGCATCTACACTAACTCATATATCGACTTCTATGATGCAGTTCTTGAGGTTGGAGATGGAGTATTTGAGGTACTTTCTACCTCAGGGGACACACACTTGGGAGGTGATGATTTTGATAAGGTATTAAATCATCAGTACCTTCTCTTTGCTTGCATGCATCTTGTTTAATTTTTCCTTGTTTTGGGGCTTCTTCTGTACAATGCTTACACTTTTTTTCTATCAAACAGAGAATTGTGGACTGGCTTGCTGATACTTTTAGGAAAGAAGAAGGAATAGAGCTTCTTAAAGACAAACAAGCGCTTCAACGTCTTACTGAAGCTGCTGAGAAGGCAAAGATAGAATTGTCAACCTTGACTCAAACTAATATCAGGTATCTCAGTTACTATCTGGTTCTTTCTCCTTTGCTACCCCTTTCCTTCTGGAAAAAATGGAGGGTGAAACTGCTGCTTTTGCTATAACAAGCTTTAATTGAATGTACCTTTCCTTTTTGTGCAGTTTGCCATTCATCACTGCTACTGCAGATGGTCCGAAACATATTGACACAACATTTACAAGGGCCAAGTTTGAGGAGTTATGCTCAGACTTATTGGACAGGTACCAATTttgttcacaaaaaaattacttGTTTAGTATGGGGGTGTCGATATGAAAATATTGGTTTCAGCTGTGCTATAGCTTAGATTTTGAGATGATCTTGCTTCTGTAAACCGATGTAATCATCTTGTTCCGAAAGATTTCGCTGTTTGTCCTTCTGACTTGATGACTCCGATTGAATTTGTCTTAACAGGCTTAAGACACCAGTTGAAACTGCCTTGAAGGATGCCAGCCTTTCCTTCAAAGATATTGATGAAGTAGTTCTTGTTGGTGGATCAACACGAATACCGGCTGTTCAAAACCTTGTCCGCAAGATGACTGGTAAAGAGCCTAATGTTTCTGTCAATCCTGATGAAGTGGTTGCTCTTGGAGCTTCAGTTCAGGTTTGTGTCTTTCACCTCTCTATCTCTTCAAATCATCTTTTGTCTTAAGATTTCGTGCAGTAATTATACTGGTGCAATATTGTGATCCGGTTACGTTATTCTCCTTTATATTCTCAGGCTGGTATCTTGGCTGGAGATGTTAGTGACATCGTGTTATTAGATGTAACTCCACTGTCACTTGGTCTGGAAACTCTGGGTGGAGTCATGACCAAAATTATCCCAAGAAATACAACACTACCAACTTCAAAATCAGAAGTTTTTTCAACTGCAGCAGATGGGCAAACTAGTGTTGAGATTAATGTGCTGCAAGGTGAAAGAGAGTTTGTAAAAGATAACAAGTCTATTGGAAGGTTCCGCCTGGATGGAATCCCTCCAGCTCCCAGGGGTGTTCCCCAGATTGAAGTGAAGTTCGACATTGACGCCAACGGTATTCTTTCTGTCACAGCTACTGATAAGGGTACAGGAAAGAAGCAGGACATTACTATAACTGGTGCTAGCACTTTGCCCAAAGATGAGGTACACTCGTTAGATCTGTTGTTTCCCTTGCTGAATAGAGGATGTTCTTTTAAGATCGGTGTTTTATCAACTTACATCCGCTGATCTTTCCTTGCGTCCTATCAAGTATTGCACAATTGTTCAAGTGGATTTAAGTTGCATGTTACGGACTGTGTGAAATATTAATCCCGGATGTATTTGTATTTAATCCTATGATACATTTCTCACTGATGTTACTTTCAATGAAATGGAATTTCAGGTTGATAGAATGGTTCAAGAAGCTGAGAAGTTTGCTAGAGAGGACAAGGAGAAGAGAGAAGCCATAGACGCGAAGAATCAAGCAGAATCTGTCGTATACCAAACCGAGAAGCAGCTTAAAGAGTTGGGAGATAAGGTGCCTGCTGACGTTAAAAACAAAGTGGAATCCAAGCTGAAAGAGCTCAAGGATGCCATTTCCGGTGATTCTACTCAAACCATTAAGGTCGCGATGGCTGCATTGAACCAAGAAGTAATGCAGCTGGGACAGTCTCTGTACAGCCAGCCAGGTCCTGCCGGTTCTGGTCCTTCTCCTGGTGCTGGTACAACTGGATCATCTGGTTCCACCGGTAAAGATGATGGAGATGGAGAAGTTATCGATGCAGACTTCAGCGAAAGCAATTAAGAATCCATCGATGTATCAAATTTCTTTTAGCAAAACAACACCCATGGTAAATATTTCGTGTAAATTTGGGAGGATTGTATATGTGTGGCTAGTTTACTGCAAGTGTAACGAAGTTGAAGAATAGCTTTTTCAAACCAATCTTGTCTACAGAAGTACAGTTATGCTCTAAAATCTCTGAGTAATTGCGAAATCAATTGCTCTGTAACTAAACTTATTTCAATAATTGAAGCAAGATTTTCCATTACTGATTCTGAAACTGTAAAATTTCTTTCATCTGATCATAGCTCATtgtgtaaatatatattataataagtaAGAAGAAGAGTGTGAACAGTTCTTCCCAAGTAGGAAACTGGTCACACATTCACAATCATTTTACACTTGAAACAGATATGAAGACattaaagattttaaaacaGAGGggttaacaaaataaaagtcaTGAAAAGCAACACTAATTCATCTAAATCGAAGCAATTTGATGCAAGCTCTTAGAATCTTGTTCCCTTTCTCCTTGTGAGCATTAAAATTCTCTGTTTTTTCATGAGGATTATCATTTTGATGATGAATTCTGCAATATCCTCCTCTACCTCCTGCAGACGAAGACGAAACTGAAGATGATCTCTTCATGGGAACACTACTTCTCTCTTTCTCCGTCAtggatttatatgatgaaacAGAGCGACTTCTTTCTAAGATAACTCCAAACATCTCTCCATCCCCTTCTTCCCCATTTATAATGGTCTCATGATTTTTGTTGCTTTTTTCTTCATGCGGTTTAGATATTATTTGTGGGGTTTCAGATATTGAAAGAGAAAGATGATCAGAAAAATCTATAGCTACTGATTTTCTGTTGCTTTTGGCTTTACTGTTGATTCTTGAATATCTattcatctttcttttttcttttttgttttctgcAGAAATGGTAGTGTTACTTTTTGCAGTGTGAATGTGGGGTTTAAAATAGCAGTTAGAAAAAAGAATTGTGTGTTGAAGTTGTCAAAAGGAATTACTAAGAGGTAAGTCAATGATTGGGCAAAGATGTGTGATTGTGATGTGTAGATTActcgttttaatttgtttgtatgattttaatgtgacataaaattatttttttaaaaaaaatatattgaatattataaaatattctttaattttgtaatgtTAAGCATGTTAATTATCATgtgaaaattaaaagttgaaatatatttttaaacaaattaaaacgaaaacataaattttttgagCTTAATTAGGAGGGATATTATGAGTTCCCTTGCTCTTAGGATAAGTTCATATAGCTGAGGGTAGGTACTGAATTATTcgatttgaatatatattgatCGTGTTTTTTGGTTTTACAAAAGTAGTACAATTTACTTTGAATTAGAATAAGTTTTCGGTTTGgttcttttttgttatttaaatataattattcaattatgCTAACTATTTTAGGACATAACCAAATAATTATATCACACATAGAGGATTAGGTGTGCAAGGCTCCATCATATAAATTGAGCACACATTTGGTGTGTCAGGTGAAAGTAACGTATGATGAAATCATTCTTATGATTGGTTAGAATTTGATTAGGATAAATAATGCATTAaagttcttttatattttattcaccTATTTACTATGTTTGTTTTTGTTGCTCTTATATTTTATTGAGTCGTGAATCaaaataagccacaaaaatataaaaagtaatcaaaataagtcactattttagtaagtaactaaaataagcttagtgaaagaaaaagttccactatattcaataatttaaacGTTTTCCATTAGTTTCATaacgtttatttttaatatataacggaactttttcttatactttataa
The DNA window shown above is from Solanum lycopersicum chromosome 11, SLM_r2.1 and carries:
- the HSP70 gene encoding heat shock protein 70 (The RefSeq protein has 1 substitution compared to this genomic sequence), which produces MASSATHQVKIPFSGHKLDNRTPFSGGRISFASRKKCYSDKAVRQRFRPMKVVNEKVVGIDLGTTNSAVAVMEGGKPTIVTNAEGQRTTPSVVAYTKNGDRLVGQIAKRQSVVNPENTFFSVKRFIGRKMAEVDEESKQVSYRVMKDENGNVKLECPAIGKQFAPEEISAQVLRKLVDDASKFLNDKVAKAVVTVPAYFNDSQRTATKDAGRIAGLDVLRIINEPTAASLAYGFEKKSNETILVFDLGGGTFDVSVLEVGDGVFEVLSTSGDTHLGGDDFDKRIVDWLADTFRKEEGIELLKDKQALQRLTEAAEKAKIELSTLTQTNISLPFITATADGPKHIDTTFTRAKFEELCSDLLDRLKTPVETALKDASLSFKDIDEVVLVGGSTRIPAVQNLVRKMTGKEPNVSVNPDEVVALGASVQAGILAGDVSDIVLLDVTPLSLGLETLGGVMTKIIPRNTTLPTSKSEVFSTAADGQTSVEINVLQGEREFVKDNKSIGRFRLDGIPPAPRGVPQIEVKFDIDTNGILSVTATDKGTGKKQDITITGASTLPKDEVDRMVQEAEKFAREDKEKREAIDAKNQAESVVYQTEKQLKELGDKVPADVKNKVESKLKELKDAISGDSTQTIKVAMAALNQEVMQLGQSLYSQPGPAGSGPSPGAGTTGSSGSTGKDDGDGEVIDADFSESN